A region from the Rhodamnia argentea isolate NSW1041297 chromosome 7, ASM2092103v1, whole genome shotgun sequence genome encodes:
- the LOC115742517 gene encoding guanine nucleotide-binding protein-like NSN1, whose amino-acid sequence MVKKSKKSKSKRVSLKKKYKVIKKVKEHHKKKAKEAKKLGFKQKRKVEKDPGIPNDWPFKEQELKALEERRARVLEELEEKKAARKERAQKRKLGLLENNDIASTKEQDFGEEKGSYETAITGRNRENSERSFYKELVKVVEASDVILEVLDARDPLGTRCVDMENMVMKAGPDKHIVLLLNKIDLVPKEAVEKWLKYLREELPAVAFKCSTQEQRSNLGWKSSKAAKPSNLLQTSDCLGAETLIKLLKNYSRSHEIKKSITVGVIGLPNVGKSSLINSLKRCHVVNVGATPGLTRSMQEVQLDKNIKLLDCPGVVMLRSSGNDATIALRNCKRIEKLDDPISPVKEILKLCPAKVLVTIYKISSFDAVEDFLHKLASVRGKLKKGGIVDVEATARIVLHDWNQGKIPYYTMPPERNQSELSEAKIVSELGKEFNIDEVYNGESSFIGSLQSVDEFLPVEVPPSCPPNFDENMFEEDEQPQPSTQVSGDPQGLAKDGEDESMGSEDENADKTRGQAPSSRQNKKLYTAEGILNPKTKKAEKKRRKKEPKSTPMDVADGDYDFKIDYAKNKYAMDASDGEDN is encoded by the exons ATGGTGAAGAAGAGCAAAA AGAGCAAGAGCAAGAGAGTGTCGTTGAAGAAGAAGTACAAGGTCATCAAGAAGGTGAAGGAACACCACAAGAAGAAGGCCAAGGAGGCGAAAAAGCTGGGCTTTAAGCAAAAGCGCAAGGTCGAGAAGGACCCCGGCATCCCCAACGATTGGCCGTTCAAGGAGCAGGAGCTCAAGGCCCTCGAAGAACGGCGGGCCCGCGTTCTCGAGGAATTGGAGGAAAAGAAAGCCGCCCGCAAAGAAAGG GCTCAAAAGAGGAAGTTGGGCTTGCTGGAGAACAATGACATAGCTTCGACAAAAGAACAGGATTTTGGAGAGGAGAAAGGCAGTTATGAAACTGCGATTACTGGGAGAAATCGTG AGAACTCAGAAAGATCATTCTACAAGGAATTAGTCAAAGTTGTCGAAGCCTCAGATGTCATTTTGGAGGTTCTTGATGCTAGGGATCCGCTTGGAACACGTTGTGTAGATATGGAGAACATGGTGATGAAAGCGGGTCCTGATAAGCATATTGTGTTGCTCCTGAATAAGATTG ACCTTGTGCCAAAAGAAGCTGTAGAGAAATGGCTCAAGTATCTCAGGGAAGAATTGCCAGCAGTTGCTTTTAAATGTAGCACGCAAGAGCAGAGATCTAATTTGGGCTGGAAATCTTCAAAGGCCGCAAAACCGAGCAATCTTTTGCAAACCAGTGATTGTCTTGGAGCAGAAACTCTTATTAAATTGCTCAAGAATTACTCAAGAAGTCATGAG ATTAAGAAGTCGATTACCGTGGGTGTTATTGGCTTGCCTAATGTCGGTAAGAGCAGTCTGATAAATAGCTTGAAGAGATGTCACGTTGTCAATGTTGGCGCCACTCCAGGATTGACAAGGTCAATGCAAGAAGTTCAGTTAGATAAGAATATTAAGTTGCTGGACTGTCCTGGTGTAGTCATGCTAAGGTCTTCAGGGAATGATGCAACTATTGCTCTCAGAAACTGCAAACGTATTGAGAAGTTAGATGATCCAATTAGTCCAG TGAAGGAGATTCTGAAGCTCTGCCCTGCCAAAGTGCTTGTAACAATCTACAAGATCTCAAGCTTTGATGCAGTTGAGGACTTTCTACACAAGTTAGCATCTGTTCGTGGTAAGCTCAAAAAGGGTGGTATTGTGGATGTTGAAGCCACTGCCAGAATTGTTCTGCATGACTGGAATCAAG GTAAAATCCCATACTACACTATGCCTCCGGAGAGGAACCAATCAGAATTATCGGAGGCAAAAATTGTTTCTGAATTGGGAAAGGAGTTTAATATTGATGAAGTTTACAACGGTGAATCGTCATTCATTGGCAGCCTCCAGTCGGTCGATGAATTTCTTCCTGTAGAAGTTCCACCAAGCTGCCCACCcaattttgatgagaacatgTTTGAG GAGGATGAACAACCACAACCATCGACACAGGTCAGCGGCGACCCTCAAGGCTTGGCCAAGGATGGTGAGGATGAGTCCATGGGTAGTGAAGATGAGAATGCAGACAAGACCAGAGGACAAGCTCCTTCTAGCCggcaaaataaaaaactttACACCGCAGAAGGCATACTCAATCCAAAGACAAAGAAAGcggaaaagaagaggaggaaaaaggagCCGAAATCGACCCCGATGGATGTAGCAGATGGCGATTACGACTTCAAAATCGATTACGCGAAGAACAAATATGCCATGGATGCTTCTGACGGTGAAGATAATTAG
- the LOC115742510 gene encoding vesicle-associated membrane protein 721-like: MGQQSLIYSFVARGTVLLVEYTEFTGNFTSIASQCLQKLPATSNKFTYNCDGHTFNYLVDDGLTYCVVAVESVGRQIPMAFLERIKEDFTHRYDAGKSATAAANSLNREFGPKLKEHMQYCVDHPEEISKLAKVKAQVSEVKGVMMENIEKVLDRGEKIELLVDKTDNLRSQAQDFRQQGTKMRRKMWMQNMKIKLIVLGIIIALILIIVLSVCHGFNCGGK; this comes from the exons ATGGGCCAGCAATCGCTGATCTACAGCTTCGTGGCCCGGGGCACCGTCCTGCTTGTCGAGTACACCGAGTTCACCGGGAACTTCACCAGCATCGCCTCGCAGTGCCTCCAGAAGCTCCCCGCCACCAGCAACAAGTTCACTTACAACTGCGACGGCCACACCTTCAACTACCTCGTGGACGATGGCCTCA CTTACTGCGTGGTTGCAGTTGAGTCTGTTGGGCGCCAGATTCCAATGGCCTTCCTTGAGCGTATCAAGGAGGACTTTACTCACAGATACGATGCAGGAAAATCTGCAACAGCAGCCGCTAATAGTTTGAACAGGGAGTTTGG GCCTAAACTCAAGGAGCACATGCAATATTGTGTTGATCATCCAGAAGAGATCAGCAAACTTGCTAAGGTGAAAGCTCAGGTATCAGAAGTGAAGGGAGTAATGATGGAAAATATTGAGAAG GTTCTTGATCGTGGTGAAAAAATCGAACTTCTGGTTGATAAGACAGACAATCTACGCTCTCAG GCGCAAGACTTCAGGCAGCAGGGAACCAAAATGCGAAGAAAAATGTGGATGCAGAACATGAAAATAAAGCTGATAGTTCTGGGCATTATTATTGCTTTAATACTGATCATTGTTTTATCTGTTTGTCATGGCTTCAATTGTGGTGGTAAATAG
- the LOC115742561 gene encoding protein SULFUR DEFICIENCY-INDUCED 1, with protein sequence MEELGSSDQKASGKREREEFHVALKIPSGDTPYVRAKHAQLVQKDPEAAIVLFWKAINAGDRVDSALKDMAVVMKQLDRSEEAIEAVKSFRGLCSRQSQESLDNVLIDLFKKCGEVEEQIELLKRKLRQIYQGEIFNGKPTKTARSHGKKFQVSVKQETSRLLGNLGWAYMQKPNYMAAEVVYKKAQMIDPDANKACNLSLCLIKQGRHDEACAILDDVLRGKIPGSNDHKPRRRAEELLLEVRSRRPQPDISDLLGLDIDDDFVKGIEKLMNEWAPSRSKRLPIFEEISSFRDQLTC encoded by the exons atggaaGAACTGGGGAGTTCAGATCAGAAGGCTTcaggcaagagagagagagaagagtttcATGTAGCTCTCAAGATCCCTTCTGGTGATACTCCATACGTTAGAGCCAAGCATGCTCAG CTAGTTCAGAAAGACCCGGAAGCGGCGATCGTGTTGTTCTGGAAGGCGATAAACGCAGGAGATAGGGTGGACAGCGCGTTGAAGGACATGGCGGTCGTGATGAAGCAACTCGATAGGAGCGAAGAAGCCATCGAAGCCGTCAAGTCCTTTCGCGGCCTTTGCTCCAGGCAGTCCCAAGAGTCGCTCGATAACGTCCTCATCGACTTGTTCAAG AAATGTGGTGAAGTGGAGGAGCAAATAGAGCTGCTGAAGAGGAAGCTGAGGCAGATATACCAAGGCGAGATCTTCAACGGGAAGCCCACCAAGACCGCCCGATCTCATGGCAAGAAATTTCAGGTCTCTGTTAAGCAAGAGACCTCCCGGTTATTG GGAAATTTGGGATGGGCCTACATGCAGAAGCCCAACTACATGGCAGCTGAAGTGGTGTATAAGAAAGCCCAAATGATCGATCCGGATGCCAATAAGGCCTGCAACCTCAGCCTGTGTCTCATCAAACAAGGCCGGCACGACGAGGCGTGCGCCATTCTCGACGACGTTTTGCGAGGCAAGATTCCGGGCTCCAATGATCACAAGCCGAGGAGGAGAGCCGAGGAATTGCTATTAGAGGTGAGGTCAAGGCGACCGCAGCCCGATATCTCGGATCTGTTGGGCCTGGACATCGACGACGACTTCGTCAAGGGGATCGAGAAGTTGATGAATGAGTGGGCTCCGTCCAGGTCCAAGAGACTACCGATTTTCGAAGAGATTTCTTCATTTAGGGATCAGTTGACATGTTAA